Proteins encoded in a region of the Syngnathus typhle isolate RoL2023-S1 ecotype Sweden linkage group LG20, RoL_Styp_1.0, whole genome shotgun sequence genome:
- the gabbr1b gene encoding gamma-aminobutyric acid type B receptor subunit 1 isoform X5, whose protein sequence is MGKERKERKESRERGEGGQKLHGGAMHFCTECSHGAFSQCLESACSLIQPPDASRGKMVALVLLFFFAAWPLLSASAHNTSAGCAIIRPPRDGGIRYRGLTQEQIRSVQVVPVDYEIEYICRGNRVIAGPKVRKCLPTGTWTDLDQQSRCLLLCPRVWTSLENGRVSSWPPGLPVEATVLRYSCLPGFILMGPNSTQCNKLGKWDTPKPVCHYDRHFKAPGKKKLYIGALFPMSGGWPGGQACLPAAKMALALVNQRSDILPDYELELIHYDSMCDPGEATKLLYDLLYTEPIKIVLMPGCSSVSTLVAEAARMWNLIVLSYGSSSPALSNRQRFPTFFRTHPSATLHNPTRVQLFQKWKWTKIATIQQTTEVFTSTLDDLEERVKEAAIEISVRQSFLTDPAVAVKNLKRQDARIIVGLFYETEARKVFCEVYKEKLYGKKYVWFLIGWYSDNWFKINDPAVNCTVEQMTEAVEGHVTTEIVMLNPETVRGASNLTSQEFLEQLTSKLGGKNSEETGGFQEAPLAYDAVWALALALNKTVGPLKAKGRRLEDFNYNNRDVTAEIYRALNTSSFEGVSGHVIFDAQGSRMAWTLIEQLQGGSYKKIGYYDSTKGNLSWYGNDKWIGSGPPADQTMVIEEFRYLSQKLFVSMSVFSSVGILLGIICLTFNIYNSSVRYIQNSQPYLNNMTAVGCMMALAAIFPLGIDGLHVRRKHFPVVCQHLEPWKLYATVGVLLAVDFFSLVIWQIVDPLHITVEKFTREAPKGDLDVLIQPLLEHCTSEKMNTWLGVVYGYKGLLLLLGIFLAYETKSVSTEKINDHRAVGMAIYNVAVLCLITAPVTMILSSQQDASFAFASLAIVFSVYITLVVLFVPKMRRLITRGEWQSDAQETMKTGSSMNNNDEEKSRQLERENKELQKIIQEKEERVSELRNQLSERQALRSRRRPSTVSNQNNSAGQVGMPATDPRSLAPPPGYPAPAPDLHAVPPSFGNSSSLYRPDGKTGRNNCHASRLQMLYK, encoded by the exons ATGGGGAAGGAGAGGAAGGAAAGGAAGGAGAGCAGGgagaggggagagggggggcaGAAGCTCCACGGtg GAGCCATGCACTTTTGCACTGAATGCAGCCACGGAGCCTTCAGTCAATGTCTTGAGTCAGCCTGCTCGCTCATCCAGCCGCCCGATGCTTCTC gtgGAAAGATGGTGGCGTTggttcttcttttcttctttgctgCGTGGCCCTTACTCAGCGCATCTGCACACAATACATCTGCTG gTTGTGCTATCATCCGTCCCCCCAGAGATGGTGGTATCAGATACAGAGGCCTTACACAGGAGCAG ATTCGAAGTGTGCAGGTCGTCCCCGTTGACTATGAGATCGAGTACATCTGCAGGGGAAACCGTGTGATTGCGGGACCCAAGGTCAGGAAGTGTCTGCCCACCGGCACCTGGACGGACCTGGACCAGCAGAGCCGATGTT TGTTGTTATGCCCTCGGGTGTGGACGTCTTTGGAAAACGGTCGAGTGTCTTCGTGGCCGCCGGGGCTCCCGGTGGAGGCGACTGTGCTGCGCTATAGCTGCCTCCCCGGATTCATCTTGATGGGCCCAAACTCCACGCAGTGCAACAAGTTGGGCAAGTGGGACACGCCCAAACCCGTGTGTCACT ATGACAGACATTTCAAAG CTCCGGGCAAGAAGAAGCTGTACATCGGCGCGCTCTTCCCAATGAGCGGAGGCTGGCCCGGAGGGCAAGCCTGCCTCCCCGCCGCTAAGATGGCCTTGGCTCTGGTCAACCAGAGGAGCGATATTCTTCCCGACTACGAgctggagttgattcattacgATAGCATG TGCGATCCCGGAGAAGCCACCAAGCTCCTTTATGACCTTCTGTACACAGAACCCATCAAGATCGTACTGATGCCCGGCTGCAGCTCAGTGTCCACGCTGGTGGCTGAGGCCGCTCGCATGTGGAACCTTATCGTG TTGTCGTACGGGTCCAGTTCTCCAGCTCTGTCCAATCGTCAGCGCTTTCCTACGTTCTTTCGCACTCATCCGTCGGCCACCTTGCACAACCCCACTCGAGTGCAGCTCTTCCAGAAGTGGAAGTGGACCAAGATTGCCACCATTCAGCAGACCACAGAAGTTTTTACATCG ACCCTGGACGATCTGGAAGAGAGGGTGAAGGAGGCCGCCATTGAAATCAGCGTCCGGCAGAGTTTCCTCACTGACCCCGCCGTGGCTGTCAAAAACCTGAAG CGTCAGGATGCCCGAATCATTGTTGGCCTCTTCTATGAAACCGAAGCCAGGAAGGTCTTTTGCGAG GTTTACAAGGAGAAGCTGTACGGGAAGAAATACGTGTGGTTCCTCATCGGCTGGTACTCGGACAACTGGTTTAAAATCAACGATCCGGCCGTCAACTGCACGGTGGAGCAAATGACGGAAGCCGTGGAAGGTCACGTGACCACTGAGATTGTCATGCTCAACCCGGAGACCGTACGAGGAGCTTCCAACCTG aCCTCCCAGGAATTTCTTGAGCAGCTGACGTCAAAGCTGGGGGGCAAAAACTCAGAGGAGACGGGCGGCTTTCAAGAAGCTCCCCTGGCTTACGACGCCGTGTGGGCTCTGGCGCTGGCGCTCAACAAAACGGTGGGACCTCTGAAGGCCAAAGGTCGGCGCCTGGAAGATTTCAATTACAACAACCGAGACGTAACGGCCGAAATCTACCGTGCCCTCAACACCAGCTCTTTCGAGGGAGTTTCG GGTCACGTCATATTTGACGCCCAAGGTTCTCGGATGGCCTGGACTCTAATTGAACAGCTCCAAG GAGGAAGCTATAAGAAGATCGGCTACTACGACAGCACCAAAGGCAATCTGTCCTGGTATGGGAATGACAAATGGATTG GCTCTGGCCCCCCCGCAGACCAGACCATGGTGATTGAGGAGTTTCGCTACCTCTCCCAGAAGCTATTTGTGTCCATGTCTGTGTTTTCTAGTGTGGGAATCCTGCTGGGCATCATCTGCCTCACTTTCAACATCTACAACAGCAGTGTCAG GTATATTCAAAATTCCCAACCCTACCTTAACAACATGACGGCGGTGGGCTGCATGATGGCGCTGGCTGCCATCTTCCCTCTGGGCATTGATGGCCTTCATGTCCGCAGGAAGCATTTCCCTGTCGTCTGCCAG CACCTGGAGCCATGGAAGCTCTACGCAACCGTCGGCGTTCTGCTCGCCGTCGACTTTTTCTCTCTGGTCATCTGGCAGATTGTGGATCCTTTACATATCACAGTGGAG AAGTTCACCCGAGAAGCCCCGAAAGGAGACCTGGATGTTCTAATCCAACCGTTATTGGAGCATTGCACTTCTGAAAAAATGAACACCTGGCTGG GCGTGGTGTACGGTTACAAaggcttgctgctgctgctcggcaTCTTCCTGGCTTACGAAACCAAGTCCGTCTCCACGGAGAAGATCAACGACCACCGAGCTGTGGGCATGGCCATCTATAATGTGGCT GTGCTGTGTTTGATCACCGCCCCTGTCACCATGATCCTGTCCTCTCAGCAGGACGCCTCGTTCGCCTTTGCCTCCCTGGCCATCGTTTTTTCCGTCTACATCACCCTGGTGGTTCTGTTTGTTCCCAAG ATGCGTCGTCTGATCACGAGGGGTGAGTGGCAATCCGATGCTCAGGAGACCATGAAGACCGGTTCGTCCATGAACAACAATGACGAGGAGAAATCCAGGCAACTGGAGAGAGAAAACAAGGAGCTTCAGAAGATTATACAAGAA AAAGAAGAACGCGTATCAGAGCTGAGGAACCAGCTGTCTGAGCGACAGGCCCTTCGATCCAGGAGAAGGCCATCCACCGTCTCCAATCAAAACAACAGCGCAGGCCAAGTGGGCATGCCCGCCACCGACCCTCGATCCTTGGCCCCGCCGCCGGGCTACCCTGCGCCCGCTCCTGATCTGCACGCCGTCCCGCCGTCCTTCGGCAATTCCTCCAGCCTCTACCGGCCCGACGGCAAAACGGGCCGCAATAACTGTCACGCCAGCCGGCTGCAGATGCTCTACAAATGA
- the gabbr1b gene encoding gamma-aminobutyric acid type B receptor subunit 1 isoform X4, translating to MGKERKERKESRERGEGGQKLHGGAMHFCTECSHGAFSQCLESACSLIQPPDASRGKMVALVLLFFFAAWPLLSASAHNTSAGCAIIRPPRDGGIRYRGLTQEQIRSVQVVPVDYEIEYICRGNRVIAGPKVRKCLPTGTWTDLDQQSRCLLLCPRVWTSLENGRVSSWPPGLPVEATVLRYSCLPGFILMGPNSTQCNKLGKWDTPKPVCHYDRHFKAPGKKKLYIGALFPMSGGWPGGQACLPAAKMALALVNQRSDILPDYELELIHYDSMCDPGEATKLLYDLLYTEPIKIVLMPGCSSVSTLVAEAARMWNLIVLSYGSSSPALSNRQRFPTFFRTHPSATLHNPTRVQLFQKWKWTKIATIQQTTEVFTSRQDARIIVGLFYETEARKVFCEVYKEKLYGKKYVWFLIGWYSDNWFKINDPAVNCTVEQMTEAVEGHVTTEIVMLNPETVRGASNLTSQEFLEQLTSKLGGKNSEETGGFQEAPLAYDAVWALALALNKTVGPLKAKGRRLEDFNYNNRDVTAEIYRALNTSSFEGVSGHVIFDAQGSRMAWTLIEQLQGGSYKKIGYYDSTKGNLSWYGNDKWIGSGPPADQTMVIEEFRYLSQKLFVSMSVFSSVGILLGIICLTFNIYNSSVRYIQNSQPYLNNMTAVGCMMALAAIFPLGIDGLHVRRKHFPVVCQFRLWLLGLGFSLAYGSMFTKIWWVHTVFTKKDEKKEKKKHLEPWKLYATVGVLLAVDFFSLVIWQIVDPLHITVEKFTREAPKGDLDVLIQPLLEHCTSEKMNTWLGVVYGYKGLLLLLGIFLAYETKSVSTEKINDHRAVGMAIYNVAVLCLITAPVTMILSSQQDASFAFASLAIVFSVYITLVVLFVPKMRRLITRGEWQSDAQETMKTGSSMNNNDEEKSRQLERENKELQKIIQEKEERVSELRNQLSERQALRSRRRPSTVSNQNNSAGQVGMPATDPRSLAPPPGYPAPAPDLHAVPPSFGNSSSLYRPDGKTGRNNCHASRLQMLYK from the exons ATGGGGAAGGAGAGGAAGGAAAGGAAGGAGAGCAGGgagaggggagagggggggcaGAAGCTCCACGGtg GAGCCATGCACTTTTGCACTGAATGCAGCCACGGAGCCTTCAGTCAATGTCTTGAGTCAGCCTGCTCGCTCATCCAGCCGCCCGATGCTTCTC gtgGAAAGATGGTGGCGTTggttcttcttttcttctttgctgCGTGGCCCTTACTCAGCGCATCTGCACACAATACATCTGCTG gTTGTGCTATCATCCGTCCCCCCAGAGATGGTGGTATCAGATACAGAGGCCTTACACAGGAGCAG ATTCGAAGTGTGCAGGTCGTCCCCGTTGACTATGAGATCGAGTACATCTGCAGGGGAAACCGTGTGATTGCGGGACCCAAGGTCAGGAAGTGTCTGCCCACCGGCACCTGGACGGACCTGGACCAGCAGAGCCGATGTT TGTTGTTATGCCCTCGGGTGTGGACGTCTTTGGAAAACGGTCGAGTGTCTTCGTGGCCGCCGGGGCTCCCGGTGGAGGCGACTGTGCTGCGCTATAGCTGCCTCCCCGGATTCATCTTGATGGGCCCAAACTCCACGCAGTGCAACAAGTTGGGCAAGTGGGACACGCCCAAACCCGTGTGTCACT ATGACAGACATTTCAAAG CTCCGGGCAAGAAGAAGCTGTACATCGGCGCGCTCTTCCCAATGAGCGGAGGCTGGCCCGGAGGGCAAGCCTGCCTCCCCGCCGCTAAGATGGCCTTGGCTCTGGTCAACCAGAGGAGCGATATTCTTCCCGACTACGAgctggagttgattcattacgATAGCATG TGCGATCCCGGAGAAGCCACCAAGCTCCTTTATGACCTTCTGTACACAGAACCCATCAAGATCGTACTGATGCCCGGCTGCAGCTCAGTGTCCACGCTGGTGGCTGAGGCCGCTCGCATGTGGAACCTTATCGTG TTGTCGTACGGGTCCAGTTCTCCAGCTCTGTCCAATCGTCAGCGCTTTCCTACGTTCTTTCGCACTCATCCGTCGGCCACCTTGCACAACCCCACTCGAGTGCAGCTCTTCCAGAAGTGGAAGTGGACCAAGATTGCCACCATTCAGCAGACCACAGAAGTTTTTACATCG CGTCAGGATGCCCGAATCATTGTTGGCCTCTTCTATGAAACCGAAGCCAGGAAGGTCTTTTGCGAG GTTTACAAGGAGAAGCTGTACGGGAAGAAATACGTGTGGTTCCTCATCGGCTGGTACTCGGACAACTGGTTTAAAATCAACGATCCGGCCGTCAACTGCACGGTGGAGCAAATGACGGAAGCCGTGGAAGGTCACGTGACCACTGAGATTGTCATGCTCAACCCGGAGACCGTACGAGGAGCTTCCAACCTG aCCTCCCAGGAATTTCTTGAGCAGCTGACGTCAAAGCTGGGGGGCAAAAACTCAGAGGAGACGGGCGGCTTTCAAGAAGCTCCCCTGGCTTACGACGCCGTGTGGGCTCTGGCGCTGGCGCTCAACAAAACGGTGGGACCTCTGAAGGCCAAAGGTCGGCGCCTGGAAGATTTCAATTACAACAACCGAGACGTAACGGCCGAAATCTACCGTGCCCTCAACACCAGCTCTTTCGAGGGAGTTTCG GGTCACGTCATATTTGACGCCCAAGGTTCTCGGATGGCCTGGACTCTAATTGAACAGCTCCAAG GAGGAAGCTATAAGAAGATCGGCTACTACGACAGCACCAAAGGCAATCTGTCCTGGTATGGGAATGACAAATGGATTG GCTCTGGCCCCCCCGCAGACCAGACCATGGTGATTGAGGAGTTTCGCTACCTCTCCCAGAAGCTATTTGTGTCCATGTCTGTGTTTTCTAGTGTGGGAATCCTGCTGGGCATCATCTGCCTCACTTTCAACATCTACAACAGCAGTGTCAG GTATATTCAAAATTCCCAACCCTACCTTAACAACATGACGGCGGTGGGCTGCATGATGGCGCTGGCTGCCATCTTCCCTCTGGGCATTGATGGCCTTCATGTCCGCAGGAAGCATTTCCCTGTCGTCTGCCAG TTCCGTCTCTGGCTGCTGGGTCTGGGCTTCAGCCTCGCGTATGGAAGCATGTTCACCAAGATCTGGTGGGTCCACACGGTCTTCACCAAGAAGGatgagaagaaggagaagaagaag CACCTGGAGCCATGGAAGCTCTACGCAACCGTCGGCGTTCTGCTCGCCGTCGACTTTTTCTCTCTGGTCATCTGGCAGATTGTGGATCCTTTACATATCACAGTGGAG AAGTTCACCCGAGAAGCCCCGAAAGGAGACCTGGATGTTCTAATCCAACCGTTATTGGAGCATTGCACTTCTGAAAAAATGAACACCTGGCTGG GCGTGGTGTACGGTTACAAaggcttgctgctgctgctcggcaTCTTCCTGGCTTACGAAACCAAGTCCGTCTCCACGGAGAAGATCAACGACCACCGAGCTGTGGGCATGGCCATCTATAATGTGGCT GTGCTGTGTTTGATCACCGCCCCTGTCACCATGATCCTGTCCTCTCAGCAGGACGCCTCGTTCGCCTTTGCCTCCCTGGCCATCGTTTTTTCCGTCTACATCACCCTGGTGGTTCTGTTTGTTCCCAAG ATGCGTCGTCTGATCACGAGGGGTGAGTGGCAATCCGATGCTCAGGAGACCATGAAGACCGGTTCGTCCATGAACAACAATGACGAGGAGAAATCCAGGCAACTGGAGAGAGAAAACAAGGAGCTTCAGAAGATTATACAAGAA AAAGAAGAACGCGTATCAGAGCTGAGGAACCAGCTGTCTGAGCGACAGGCCCTTCGATCCAGGAGAAGGCCATCCACCGTCTCCAATCAAAACAACAGCGCAGGCCAAGTGGGCATGCCCGCCACCGACCCTCGATCCTTGGCCCCGCCGCCGGGCTACCCTGCGCCCGCTCCTGATCTGCACGCCGTCCCGCCGTCCTTCGGCAATTCCTCCAGCCTCTACCGGCCCGACGGCAAAACGGGCCGCAATAACTGTCACGCCAGCCGGCTGCAGATGCTCTACAAATGA
- the gabbr1b gene encoding gamma-aminobutyric acid type B receptor subunit 1 isoform X7 yields MGKERKERKESRERGEGGQKLHGGAMHFCTECSHGAFSQCLESACSLIQPPDASRGKMVALVLLFFFAAWPLLSASAHNTSAGCAIIRPPRDGGIRYRGLTQEQIRSVQVVPVDYEIEYICRGNRVIAGPKVRKCLPTGTWTDLDQQSRCLLLCPRVWTSLENGRVSSWPPGLPVEATVLRYSCLPGFILMGPNSTQCNKLGKWDTPKPVCHYDRHFKAPGKKKLYIGALFPMSGGWPGGQACLPAAKMALALVNQRSDILPDYELELIHYDSMCDPGEATKLLYDLLYTEPIKIVLMPGCSSVSTLVAEAARMWNLIVTLDDLEERVKEAAIEISVRQSFLTDPAVAVKNLKRQDARIIVGLFYETEARKVFCEVYKEKLYGKKYVWFLIGWYSDNWFKINDPAVNCTVEQMTEAVEGHVTTEIVMLNPETVRGASNLTSQEFLEQLTSKLGGKNSEETGGFQEAPLAYDAVWALALALNKTVGPLKAKGRRLEDFNYNNRDVTAEIYRALNTSSFEGVSGHVIFDAQGSRMAWTLIEQLQGGSYKKIGYYDSTKGNLSWYGNDKWIGSGPPADQTMVIEEFRYLSQKLFVSMSVFSSVGILLGIICLTFNIYNSSVRYIQNSQPYLNNMTAVGCMMALAAIFPLGIDGLHVRRKHFPVVCQFRLWLLGLGFSLAYGSMFTKIWWVHTVFTKKDEKKEKKKHLEPWKLYATVGVLLAVDFFSLVIWQIVDPLHITVEKFTREAPKGDLDVLIQPLLEHCTSEKMNTWLGVVYGYKGLLLLLGIFLAYETKSVSTEKINDHRAVGMAIYNVAVLCLITAPVTMILSSQQDASFAFASLAIVFSVYITLVVLFVPKMRRLITRGEWQSDAQETMKTGSSMNNNDEEKSRQLERENKELQKIIQEKEERVSELRNQLSERQALRSRRRPSTVSNQNNSAGQVGMPATDPRSLAPPPGYPAPAPDLHAVPPSFGNSSSLYRPDGKTGRNNCHASRLQMLYK; encoded by the exons ATGGGGAAGGAGAGGAAGGAAAGGAAGGAGAGCAGGgagaggggagagggggggcaGAAGCTCCACGGtg GAGCCATGCACTTTTGCACTGAATGCAGCCACGGAGCCTTCAGTCAATGTCTTGAGTCAGCCTGCTCGCTCATCCAGCCGCCCGATGCTTCTC gtgGAAAGATGGTGGCGTTggttcttcttttcttctttgctgCGTGGCCCTTACTCAGCGCATCTGCACACAATACATCTGCTG gTTGTGCTATCATCCGTCCCCCCAGAGATGGTGGTATCAGATACAGAGGCCTTACACAGGAGCAG ATTCGAAGTGTGCAGGTCGTCCCCGTTGACTATGAGATCGAGTACATCTGCAGGGGAAACCGTGTGATTGCGGGACCCAAGGTCAGGAAGTGTCTGCCCACCGGCACCTGGACGGACCTGGACCAGCAGAGCCGATGTT TGTTGTTATGCCCTCGGGTGTGGACGTCTTTGGAAAACGGTCGAGTGTCTTCGTGGCCGCCGGGGCTCCCGGTGGAGGCGACTGTGCTGCGCTATAGCTGCCTCCCCGGATTCATCTTGATGGGCCCAAACTCCACGCAGTGCAACAAGTTGGGCAAGTGGGACACGCCCAAACCCGTGTGTCACT ATGACAGACATTTCAAAG CTCCGGGCAAGAAGAAGCTGTACATCGGCGCGCTCTTCCCAATGAGCGGAGGCTGGCCCGGAGGGCAAGCCTGCCTCCCCGCCGCTAAGATGGCCTTGGCTCTGGTCAACCAGAGGAGCGATATTCTTCCCGACTACGAgctggagttgattcattacgATAGCATG TGCGATCCCGGAGAAGCCACCAAGCTCCTTTATGACCTTCTGTACACAGAACCCATCAAGATCGTACTGATGCCCGGCTGCAGCTCAGTGTCCACGCTGGTGGCTGAGGCCGCTCGCATGTGGAACCTTATCGTG ACCCTGGACGATCTGGAAGAGAGGGTGAAGGAGGCCGCCATTGAAATCAGCGTCCGGCAGAGTTTCCTCACTGACCCCGCCGTGGCTGTCAAAAACCTGAAG CGTCAGGATGCCCGAATCATTGTTGGCCTCTTCTATGAAACCGAAGCCAGGAAGGTCTTTTGCGAG GTTTACAAGGAGAAGCTGTACGGGAAGAAATACGTGTGGTTCCTCATCGGCTGGTACTCGGACAACTGGTTTAAAATCAACGATCCGGCCGTCAACTGCACGGTGGAGCAAATGACGGAAGCCGTGGAAGGTCACGTGACCACTGAGATTGTCATGCTCAACCCGGAGACCGTACGAGGAGCTTCCAACCTG aCCTCCCAGGAATTTCTTGAGCAGCTGACGTCAAAGCTGGGGGGCAAAAACTCAGAGGAGACGGGCGGCTTTCAAGAAGCTCCCCTGGCTTACGACGCCGTGTGGGCTCTGGCGCTGGCGCTCAACAAAACGGTGGGACCTCTGAAGGCCAAAGGTCGGCGCCTGGAAGATTTCAATTACAACAACCGAGACGTAACGGCCGAAATCTACCGTGCCCTCAACACCAGCTCTTTCGAGGGAGTTTCG GGTCACGTCATATTTGACGCCCAAGGTTCTCGGATGGCCTGGACTCTAATTGAACAGCTCCAAG GAGGAAGCTATAAGAAGATCGGCTACTACGACAGCACCAAAGGCAATCTGTCCTGGTATGGGAATGACAAATGGATTG GCTCTGGCCCCCCCGCAGACCAGACCATGGTGATTGAGGAGTTTCGCTACCTCTCCCAGAAGCTATTTGTGTCCATGTCTGTGTTTTCTAGTGTGGGAATCCTGCTGGGCATCATCTGCCTCACTTTCAACATCTACAACAGCAGTGTCAG GTATATTCAAAATTCCCAACCCTACCTTAACAACATGACGGCGGTGGGCTGCATGATGGCGCTGGCTGCCATCTTCCCTCTGGGCATTGATGGCCTTCATGTCCGCAGGAAGCATTTCCCTGTCGTCTGCCAG TTCCGTCTCTGGCTGCTGGGTCTGGGCTTCAGCCTCGCGTATGGAAGCATGTTCACCAAGATCTGGTGGGTCCACACGGTCTTCACCAAGAAGGatgagaagaaggagaagaagaag CACCTGGAGCCATGGAAGCTCTACGCAACCGTCGGCGTTCTGCTCGCCGTCGACTTTTTCTCTCTGGTCATCTGGCAGATTGTGGATCCTTTACATATCACAGTGGAG AAGTTCACCCGAGAAGCCCCGAAAGGAGACCTGGATGTTCTAATCCAACCGTTATTGGAGCATTGCACTTCTGAAAAAATGAACACCTGGCTGG GCGTGGTGTACGGTTACAAaggcttgctgctgctgctcggcaTCTTCCTGGCTTACGAAACCAAGTCCGTCTCCACGGAGAAGATCAACGACCACCGAGCTGTGGGCATGGCCATCTATAATGTGGCT GTGCTGTGTTTGATCACCGCCCCTGTCACCATGATCCTGTCCTCTCAGCAGGACGCCTCGTTCGCCTTTGCCTCCCTGGCCATCGTTTTTTCCGTCTACATCACCCTGGTGGTTCTGTTTGTTCCCAAG ATGCGTCGTCTGATCACGAGGGGTGAGTGGCAATCCGATGCTCAGGAGACCATGAAGACCGGTTCGTCCATGAACAACAATGACGAGGAGAAATCCAGGCAACTGGAGAGAGAAAACAAGGAGCTTCAGAAGATTATACAAGAA AAAGAAGAACGCGTATCAGAGCTGAGGAACCAGCTGTCTGAGCGACAGGCCCTTCGATCCAGGAGAAGGCCATCCACCGTCTCCAATCAAAACAACAGCGCAGGCCAAGTGGGCATGCCCGCCACCGACCCTCGATCCTTGGCCCCGCCGCCGGGCTACCCTGCGCCCGCTCCTGATCTGCACGCCGTCCCGCCGTCCTTCGGCAATTCCTCCAGCCTCTACCGGCCCGACGGCAAAACGGGCCGCAATAACTGTCACGCCAGCCGGCTGCAGATGCTCTACAAATGA